Genomic DNA from Thermodesulfovibrionales bacterium:
TCCGACGGGAACACAAGACTGGGGGCGATGATCGATTATCAGCAGGGGCTTCTTGTGAAGAGGGACTGGAAAGTCAGGATGTCCCTGGATCTTGGCTATTCACATAACTCGCGGCGAAATGCTTCCTATTTCAATCCGAGTCACGACGTCACCCTTTCGATTACCCCGATGGTCGAGCAGACTATCCGCCGCATGTACGGACGCTCTTTTGTTCACAGACTCTTCTTCGGCATGGGGGTTTATGATGAGGCAGGGTTCAAGACCAAACCTATCGCCTCACTGAGATACCAGCAGGAGTACGAGTTGTCAGATGTTCACCATCGAGATCATTGAACAGACGGGGTATCTTGAGTTTCTCGCTCTCGTAAGGGCGCTCGGTTGGTATGTCCTGATACTTTTCTCCATCCTGCGTTTGTGGGGATACTATAACTACTGGAAGTTCGGGAAGAGGAACAGGCGCAAGGCTTCAATGTCCGACGATGCGGCAACTCAGGAACTGGCTGACTATTTTCAGTTGCAGATCCCCGCCGTCCATGAACTCCGAGGCCTCAAGGAAGTCCTTTGGCCGGTAGAAGGGCATAGACTCGTGGTTAAACAGATCAGGAGATATCCATCCACCTCGCGAAACGCAGAAATAAGCGGCCTCACCTGGTGATTTCCGCAGGCTCGGCATGTTTGAAAAGCTACGGATTCGAAATCGTCACCGTAGCGGCAACCTTATCCGAAGTGGACGTATCGGTAACAGTTAAAGTCACAATTGAGCCATTTGCACCGGTACACGCATTAGAAGCTGTTACGGTAAATTTGCCATTTGTCGTCAGGGTTGAGGTATCAAGAGTAACGAGACTCAGATTTGTAACTCCTACAACGTAAGATGCGCGAGTTCCACCCGTTGCGGTAAATGTCTGGGATTCTCCTGCTGAACAACTCAAGGTTGCCGATGAGGGTGTTACGGAAAGGGCCGCCGGAGCGGGAACGCTCTTGGGCAGGCTCCACGTTCCAGATCCGTCCGAACCTGTGCTCGTATATGTTCCTGAGAATGACTTCCAGTCCTTGCTTGCAACTCCCGTTAAGGTCGTGACACTTCCGTCTGCGTTATTGAGGGTAATAACGATACTCTCACTGTTGAGAGTGCCGGTGAGCGTTGCGTTATCCGAAGATGTTCCGGAAAAAGGCCCGTATCTTTCTTCCTGTGTGAGAGAAAGCTCTGTTTCGCGGACAGAGACGTTGGACCGGTCAAGGGACAGATTCCAGGTCCCATTCACGTCACCTGCATTTGCGACCGTTCGGAATCCGCCCCCGCAACTTGGGACCGATAAACACAGGATCACAACCAAAAGGCAGGGAAAAACTGCATAAGGCCAATTCATTTTTCGATATGTTCTCATTCTTTCGCCTCTCGAATTCATCACTTTTTCTCCCGCTTGCGCTTCCCCCAAAAGCTCTCCAATTATAGGGTTCTCAAAAGGTGAGTGTCAAGACATCCGAGGATCGTGTGCGCGCTAACGCTTTAATTCCCCGGAGGCCGGAACTGCGCGCCGAAAGGCCCAGGCCTCGATGCTCCTTATCTGTTCATCCATGGTCACTGAAAGAGGGACGGTCACTCTCAGAACTCTTAAGAGATCATCTTCGACTACGGGTCGCTTATCGGCAAGGGCCTCGAAGACCGCTGATTTGACCACCTGCTCTATTTCAGCTCCGGAAAGACGTTTGGCCAGTCGTCCCAGCATCGCAGCATCAATCGCTGCAGAATCGATACCCTGCTTCTTCATATGGATGCGGAATATCTCTTCCCGTGCCGTTTCATCGGGAAGCCCCATATAGAATATCTCATCGAAGCGTCCCTTGCGGAGCACTTCCGCCGGAAGCATCTCGATGGCATTGGCGGTGGCGGCGACAAAAACAGGCGCAGTCTTTTCCTGCATCCAGGTCAGGAAGGAACCGAGGACCCGTGAAGCCGCGCCTCCTTCGGCTTTGAACCCCTGCGATGATATGCCGGACTCGATCTCATCGATCCAGAGGACGCAGGGCGCAACTGCCTCTGCAGTCCTGAAGGCCTTGCGCAGGCTCGACTCAGGACTGCCGAATGCTCCCCCGTACACAACCGCCATATCGAGACGGATAAGGGGAAGGCTCCACCGGGTGGCGATCACCTTGACAAACAGCGATTTGCCGCAGCCCGATATCCCCATGATCAACACTCCCTTCGGCATCTTTGCGCCGGAAGAAATGTTATCCAGGCCGAATGCTGTTTCACGACGCTGCAGCCATCTCTTGAGGTTTTCCATCCCGCCCAGATGCTCCAGAGGCGCATCATTGAGGACAAACTCCATGATGCCGCTTTTTCTGATGATCTGCTGTTTCATCTCGAACAATGCCCGAACGATTTCATTGCCGTCGCCGGACCGGGACAGGGCACAAGCTCCGA
This window encodes:
- a CDS encoding AAA family ATPase — its product is NLNIPDLLRTIEAGNSLFYVVTDSEQSTERIVAEAAAMTGAGSPYVWTCTEGFVREGSSLKETVNPLPALDFAIAQPGPAAFLFKDLSSFWVNNPFIIRKLKEFVVRARSKTLIVIGEEETIPDRLREDLVILYQGIPVMTEIKAHLEMLKGRVPLLMEACASDPGLMGRLVIAAQGLYLEDIERSIGACALSRSGDGNEIVRALFEMKQQIIRKSGIMEFVLNDAPLEHLGGMENLKRWLQRRETAFGLDNISSGAKMPKGVLIMGISGCGKSLFVKVIATRWSLPLIRLDMAVVYGGAFGSPESSLRKAFRTAEAVAPCVLWIDEIESGISSQGFKAEGGAASRVLGSFLTWMQEKTAPVFVAATANAIEMLPAEVLRKGRFDEIFYMGLPDETAREEIFRIHMKKQGIDSAAIDAAMLGRLAKRLSGAEIEQVVKSAVFEALADKRPVVEDDLLRVLRVTVPLSVTMDEQIRSIEAWAFRRAVPASGELKR
- a CDS encoding PgaD family protein; amino-acid sequence: MFTIEIIEQTGYLEFLALVRALGWYVLILFSILRLWGYYNYWKFGKRNRRKASMSDDAATQELADYFQLQIPAVHELRGLKEVLWPVEGHRLVVKQIRRYPSTSRNAEISGLTW